Proteins from one Triticum aestivum cultivar Chinese Spring chromosome 7A, IWGSC CS RefSeq v2.1, whole genome shotgun sequence genomic window:
- the LOC123148346 gene encoding uncharacterized protein, which translates to MGTGQIVAVLQIGGEFTTDADGLMSYSGGEAHAMLVKSDWTFSAFKHEISSTLNNLKVDQFLFKYFLPKNNRTLISISNDKDLHRMVEFHAESETTYIYVIKKVDNSAQSVVADSATPTNAIAVVPTTPDGSKRQKVCAEWKDVITGVGQVFESPKDFRDALHKYAIAHKFHYRFIKNDSTRVTAECTGEDCPWRIHASKSPANINFMIKKMSETHTCESETVKSHRLASQRWVASVIKEKLRDSPHYRPRDIANDLQQEYGLCLNYSQAWRGRSIAQRELYSAHDEACIQLPLFCERIKETNPGSVATVVTMEDSKFCFFVAFHASLYGFEHGCRPLLFLDAVSAKPNKQWKLLTATSVDGEGDVFPVAFTVVDKESRENWHWFLEQLKYSLSASHDITFISNGENGLWDEVSLVFPDSHHGYCMDFLIEAFKRQLDDAWTEEVRDAMVELLKRAIFSCTIDEFNQYMEQIKSESDKLAEWLLEIKPERWSDALFMGSWYGQYSCNISNTVVDWIPTRYELPVVQLVDTIRCKLMEMMYTRRESCNEWPDGLTPVANQKLQEEVSKAHSLNVMPTESDGDGNLFKVCDDSVNVVNIETYDCTCRKWNVSGLPCVHAIAVFERTGRYAYDFCVEYFTTKSYRSTYSMSINPIPDVTLTDNSQSLATLPFPIQTRRRVGRPKEKPADPRITIKRAVRCSRCKGYGHNKATCKIPISGEALPALPPAELSDVHNKVESCS; encoded by the exons ATGGGGACGGGACAAATTGTGGCTGTTCTTCAAATAGGTGGCGAATTCACCACAGATGCTGATGGGCTTATGTCCTATTCTGGTGGAGAGGCACATGCAATGCTTGTAAAAAGTGACTGGACTTTCAGTGCATTTAAGCATGAGATATCTTCAACGCTTAATAATCTCAAAGTCGACCAGTTCTTGTTCAAGTATTTCCTCCCAAAGAATAATAGAACCTTGATTTCTATTTCCAATGACAAGGACCTACATCGCATGGTTGAGTTCCATGCAGAGTCGGAGACGACATACATTTATGTCATAAAGAAGGTCGACAACAG TGCACAGAGCGTTGTTGCTGACTCGGCCACTCCTACAAATGCAATTGCCGTTGTCCCAACAACTCCGGATGGGTCTAAGAGACAAAAGGTGTGCGCAGAGTGGAAGGATGTGATCACTGGAGTCGGCCAAGTATTTGAAAGTCCTAAGGATTTCCGGGATGCCTTGCATAAGTATGCCATTGCACATAAGTTCCACTACAGATTTATCAAGAATGACTCAACTCGTGTTACTGCAGAATGTACTGGTGAAGATTGCCCATGGCGTATACATGCTTCCAAGTCTCCTGCCAACATAAATTTCATGATCAAGAAAATGTCTGAAACACACACCTGTGAATCTGAAACTGTGAAAAGTCATCGTTTGGCGTCACAGCGATGGGTTGCTAGTGTTATAAAGGAAAAGTTACGTGATAGCCCACACTACAGGCCaagagacattgcaaatgatctccAACAGGAGTATGGACTGTGCCTAAATTACTCGCAGGCTTGGCGTGGAAGGTCAATTGCTCAGAGAGAACTTTATAGCGCACATGATGAGGCATGCATCCAGCTACCATTGTTTTGTGAAAGGATTAAGGAAACAAACCCTGGAAGTGTGGCAACAGTAGTGACTATGGAAGATTCAAAATTCTGTTTCTTTGTCGCCTTCCATGCATCGCTTTATGGGTTTGAGCATGGGTGCAGACCACTCCTTTTCCTTGATGCAGTATCTGCAAAACCGAATAAACAATGGAAGTTACTGACTGCTACTTCAGTTGATGGGGAAGGCGATGTGTTCCCAGTTGCATTCACTGTAGTGGACAAGGAGAGCCGTGAAAATTGGCATTGGTTTCTTGAGCAACTAAAATATTCACTGTCGGCATCTCATGACATAACATTCATATCTAATGGAGAAAATGGATTATGGGATGAAGTATCATTGGTTTTCCCTGACAGTCATCATGGATATTGCATGGACTTTCTTATTGAAGCATTTAAGAGGCAATTGGATGATGCGTGGACTGAAGAAGTAAGAGATGCTATGGTTGAGCTTCTTAAGAGGGCCATATTTTCATGCACAATTGATGAGTTCAATCAGTATATGGAGCAAATTAAAAGTGAATCTGATAAGCTTGCTGAATGGCTTTTGGAGATCAAACCTGAGCGGTGGTCAGATGCCCTTTTCATGGGGTCGTGGTATGGTCAGTATTCATGTAATATTTCCAACACTGTTGTTGACTGGATCCCCACAAGATATGAGCTTCCAGTTGTGCAGTTGGTTGACACAATAAGATGCAAGCTCATGGAGATGATGTACACACGCAGAGAGTCTTGTAATGAATGGCCTGACGGATTAACGCCTGTAGCTAACCAGAAATTGCAGGAAGAAGTTAGCAAAGCTCACTCACTCAATGTTATGCCCACAGAAAGTGATGGGGATGGTAATTTATTCAAGGTATGCGATGACTCAGTTAATGTTGTCAACATTGAGACGTATGACTGCACCTGCCGAAAGTGGAATGTTTCTGGGTTGCCATGCGTGCATGCAATTGCAGTATTTGAGCGCACTGGGAGGTATGCGTATGACTTCTGTGTGGAGTATTTCACGACGAAAAGCTACCGCTCGACCTATTCAATGTCCATAAATCCGATACCTGATGTTACCTTAACGGACAATTCTCAGAGTCTAGCGACATTACCATTCCCAATTCAAACTCGTCGACGTGTTGGCAGGCCGAAAGAGAAGCCAGCTGATCCGCGCATCACAATTAAAAGGGCAGTGCGCTGCAGCAGATGTAAAGGCTATGGTCACAACAAAGCAACTTGCAAAATTCCTATCAGCGGCGAAGCCTTGCCCGCCTTGCCACCAGCTGAGCTCTCCGATGTACACAATAAGGTGGAGAGTTGCTCTTGA